The following proteins come from a genomic window of candidate division TA06 bacterium:
- the rpsB gene encoding 30S ribosomal protein S2 produces MANYTIKDLLEAGVHFGHQAPRWNPKMKKYIFDQRDGIHIIDLQKTMKCLETSLSVIRKMAEQGDEFMFVGTKKQAADVIKEEATRCQMHYVSERWLGGLLTNFATIQKSIRRLKDLDKLSAANFAGYTKKEILGLEREQKKLETVLCGVKEMHRLPGAVFVVDCKKEKLAIAEAKRLEVPVVAMVDTNVDPDDIDYPIPANDDALRSIKLITGLAADAIIEGRASFQKELEAQHQSAAEGKEAPGGAAAPKRHISDRRPPRPQTGRGSDSRGGGPRRDGRPSQGRSRSGPRATAHTAPRPAAHAAPKAEVKTEVKAEVKTEEKK; encoded by the coding sequence TTGGCCAATTACACCATCAAAGACCTGCTGGAGGCTGGGGTCCATTTCGGCCACCAGGCCCCCCGCTGGAACCCCAAGATGAAGAAGTACATCTTCGACCAGCGCGACGGCATCCACATCATTGATCTCCAGAAGACCATGAAATGCCTGGAGACTTCGCTGAGCGTCATCCGGAAAATGGCCGAGCAGGGCGACGAGTTTATGTTCGTGGGCACCAAGAAGCAGGCGGCCGACGTCATCAAGGAAGAGGCGACGCGCTGCCAGATGCACTATGTTTCGGAGCGCTGGCTGGGCGGGCTTTTGACCAATTTCGCCACCATCCAGAAAAGCATCCGCCGTTTAAAGGACCTGGACAAACTGTCGGCCGCAAATTTTGCCGGATACACCAAGAAGGAAATACTGGGGCTGGAACGGGAGCAGAAAAAATTAGAGACCGTGCTCTGCGGCGTCAAGGAAATGCACCGGCTGCCGGGCGCGGTATTCGTGGTTGACTGCAAAAAGGAGAAGCTGGCCATCGCCGAGGCCAAACGGCTGGAGGTGCCGGTGGTGGCCATGGTGGACACCAACGTCGACCCCGATGACATAGACTATCCCATCCCGGCCAACGACGACGCCCTGCGCTCCATCAAGCTGATCACCGGCCTGGCGGCCGACGCCATCATCGAGGGCCGGGCCAGTTTCCAGAAGGAGTTGGAGGCCCAGCACCAGTCGGCGGCCGAGGGCAAGGAAGCCCCGGGCGGAGCGGCCGCACCCAAACGCCACATTTCGGACCGCCGTCCCCCCAGGCCCCAGACCGGGCGGGGCAGCGATAGCCGTGGCGGCGGCCCCCGCCGCGACGGACGCCCCTCTCAGGGTCGCAGCAGAAGCGGACCCCGGGCTAC
- the rplM gene encoding 50S ribosomal protein L13 yields the protein MKTYVAKKGELEQKWFLVDASGIPLGRLASKVAQVLRGKGKPQYTPNLDCGDHVVVVNAAKVRLTGSKLQNKTLKRHSGFQGGLRTDKYQDLMVKRPEKVIELAVKGMLPKTTLARSNFSKLHVYVGGEHPHIAQGPKAVTL from the coding sequence ATGAAGACCTATGTTGCCAAAAAGGGCGAACTGGAGCAAAAATGGTTTCTGGTCGATGCCAGCGGTATTCCGCTGGGACGGCTGGCCTCCAAGGTGGCCCAGGTGCTACGGGGCAAGGGCAAGCCGCAATATACCCCCAACCTGGACTGCGGCGATCACGTGGTGGTTGTCAACGCCGCCAAGGTGCGGCTTACCGGCAGCAAACTGCAAAACAAGACCCTCAAGCGCCACAGCGGGTTTCAGGGCGGTTTAAGGACCGACAAATACCAGGACCTGATGGTCAAGCGGCCGGAGAAGGTGATCGAGCTGGCGGTCAAAGGCATGCTGCCCAAGACCACCCTGGCCCGCTCCAATTTCAGCAAACTGCACGTTTACGTCGGGGGCGAACATCCCCACATCGCCCAGGGACCCAAGGCAGTGACCCTGTAA
- the rpsI gene encoding 30S ribosomal protein S9 — translation MDQAVYKATGRRKRSVAQVKMVPGQGRITVNQRTCEDYLCRPTLVMQVKRPFELTSTVGKYDVTAKVDGGGIAGQAGALTLGISRALLLASQEMRPSLKFSGLLTRDPREKERKKYGQKKARKRFQFSKR, via the coding sequence ATGGACCAGGCTGTTTACAAGGCAACCGGAAGACGCAAACGTTCGGTGGCCCAAGTTAAAATGGTTCCCGGCCAGGGCCGGATCACAGTCAACCAGCGCACCTGCGAGGATTACCTTTGCCGGCCCACCCTGGTGATGCAGGTCAAGAGGCCGTTCGAGCTGACCTCCACCGTGGGCAAATACGACGTCACCGCCAAGGTGGACGGCGGCGGCATCGCCGGCCAGGCCGGGGCATTGACCCTGGGCATCTCCCGGGCCTTGCTGCTGGCCTCCCAAGAAATGCGCCCGTCGTTAAAATTCAGCGGGCTGCTGACCCGCGATCCCCGGGAAAAAGAGCGCAAGAAATACGGCCAGAAAAAGGCCCGCAAGCGCTTCCAGTTCTCCAAACGTTAA